A window of the Lolium perenne isolate Kyuss_39 chromosome 7, Kyuss_2.0, whole genome shotgun sequence genome harbors these coding sequences:
- the LOC127312752 gene encoding uncharacterized protein, with the protein MEAKVVSIAFVLLLLTFGKNAKATTANPVTRNEGDESPTPHEDDFGVSAYPAKWSPSTSQKDDFGVSAYPAKWNPSISQEDDFGVSAYPAKWNPSTSRENDFGVGAYPAKWNPSTSHKDDFDVSAYPAKWIPSTSEEDDFGVSSYPAKWNPSTSQEDDFGASAYPAKWNPSTSQEGDFGVSAYPAKWNPSTSDEDDFDASSYPAK; encoded by the exons GAAAAAATGCTAAAGCAACAACTGCTAATCCAGTAACAAGGAATGAAGGGGATGAATCTCCAACTCCTC ATGAAGATGACTTTGGTGTCAGTGCTTATCCGGCAAAATGGAGTCCATCAACCTCGC AAAAAGATGACTTTGGTGTCAGTGCATATCCGGCAAAATGGAATCCATCAATCTCAC AAGAAGATGACTTTGGTGTCAGTGCTTATCCGGCAAAGTGGAATCCATCAACCTCGC GAGAAAATGACTTTGGTGTCGGTGCTTATCCGGCAAAATGGAACCCATCAACCTCGC ATAAAGATGACTTTGATGTCAGTGCTTATCCGGCAAAATGGATTCCATCAACCTCGG AAGAAGATGACTTTGGTGTGAGTTCTTATCCGGCAAAATGGAATCCATCAACCTCGC AAGAAGATGACTTTGGTGCGAGTGCTTATCCGGCAAAATGGAATCCATCAACCTCGC AAGAAGGCGACTTTGGTGTCAGTGCTTATCCGGCAAAATGGAACCCATCAACCTCGG ATGAAGATGACTTTGATGCCAGTTCTTATCCGGCAAAATAG